From one Flavobacterium sp. N502536 genomic stretch:
- a CDS encoding DUF2490 domain-containing protein, with product MYRIYISIMFFLMLFSTKASAQQDNLNMWLQYTMSAKLSEKYSFTALSQYRAYDLVKDSRLFLVSTYLERKLDNDLYPAVGYMFLVLQPYTSLTDKKVRYENRPFQQLTIKSKLGRTTLLHRYRVEERFLTNPDDFVLRLRYLISLKIPLGKEKGNNLLYGILKNEIRMNVVKEEQFDSNRITAGLGINLGKQSAIELSFVNQVSPDDTSNYVLAGFRNSFDWSAKTENN from the coding sequence ATGTATAGAATTTATATATCAATCATGTTTTTTTTAATGCTTTTTTCTACGAAAGCATCAGCACAACAAGATAATCTTAACATGTGGCTGCAATATACAATGTCGGCAAAACTGAGCGAAAAGTACAGCTTTACAGCCCTTTCTCAATATCGTGCATACGATTTGGTAAAAGATTCACGTCTTTTTTTAGTTTCGACCTACTTGGAAAGAAAGTTAGACAACGACCTTTATCCAGCTGTGGGTTATATGTTTTTGGTACTTCAACCCTACACAAGTCTTACCGATAAAAAGGTACGTTATGAAAACAGACCGTTTCAGCAGTTAACAATCAAAAGCAAACTGGGGCGTACTACATTACTACACCGTTATCGTGTCGAGGAACGTTTTTTAACCAATCCTGATGATTTTGTTTTGAGACTGCGTTATCTCATATCGTTAAAAATCCCATTGGGTAAAGAAAAGGGAAATAACCTTTTGTATGGCATTCTAAAAAATGAAATTAGGATGAATGTGGTAAAGGAGGAACAATTTGACAGCAACAGGATTACAGCCGGATTGGGTATTAATCTCGGTAAACAATCAGCAATAGAACTTTCATTTGTCAATCAGGTAAGTCCTGATGATACAAGCAACTATGTATTGGCGGGTTTTAGAAACTCATTTGACTGGTCGGCTAAAACAGAAAATAATTAA
- a CDS encoding CitMHS family transporter encodes MLTILGFSMIIVFMYLIMTKRLFPLTALILIPILFAILGGFTADLGSIIMEGVKNIAPTGIMLIFGILFFSIMIDAGLFDPLVNLILKFVKGDPLKIAVGTALLTILVSLDGDGATTYMIVVAAMLPLYKKLGMNPLVLACIIMLGGGVMNILPWGGPTARAMTTLKMDASELFMPMIPVMIGGILWVLFAAFWLGLREKRRIAREGDTNKYLINEEEVIIERELRRPGLIWFNLLLTILLLASMMFDVLPLAVSFMIAFCIGLIINYSKVEEQQKVLKLHAGNALSVASMIFAAGIFTGILSGTGMMDAMAASMIAMVPDTWGSAFPVITAVSSAPLTFFLSNDAYYFGILPLITETGIHLGATKLEIGVASLIGQGVHLLSPLVPSTYLLVGLAGVEFSDHVKFTIKWALGSSLAMLIAAMLIGLITF; translated from the coding sequence ATGCTTACAATCTTAGGATTTTCAATGATCATTGTATTTATGTACCTGATCATGACAAAGCGCTTGTTTCCGTTAACGGCGCTCATACTTATCCCTATACTTTTTGCCATTTTAGGAGGTTTTACTGCCGATCTTGGTTCGATCATCATGGAGGGTGTAAAGAATATTGCTCCCACCGGCATTATGCTTATTTTTGGGATACTCTTCTTTAGCATAATGATTGATGCCGGATTATTTGACCCGCTGGTAAACCTGATATTAAAGTTTGTAAAAGGTGATCCTTTAAAAATAGCCGTGGGTACTGCCTTGCTTACCATATTGGTTTCACTTGATGGTGATGGTGCGACTACCTATATGATCGTTGTGGCTGCAATGTTGCCCTTGTATAAAAAACTGGGCATGAATCCGCTTGTTCTTGCGTGCATTATAATGCTTGGTGGCGGGGTAATGAATATACTGCCTTGGGGCGGGCCTACAGCACGTGCGATGACCACTCTTAAAATGGATGCGTCAGAACTGTTTATGCCAATGATCCCAGTCATGATTGGCGGTATACTATGGGTACTATTTGCCGCATTCTGGCTCGGGCTTCGCGAAAAAAGAAGAATTGCTCGCGAAGGTGACACGAACAAGTATCTTATAAACGAGGAAGAAGTTATTATAGAACGCGAGCTCAGAAGGCCAGGACTGATATGGTTTAACCTTCTGCTTACTATCCTTCTGCTGGCTTCCATGATGTTTGATGTACTGCCATTGGCCGTTTCCTTTATGATAGCATTCTGTATTGGGCTTATCATTAATTACTCCAAAGTAGAGGAACAGCAAAAAGTATTGAAACTGCATGCGGGCAACGCCCTTTCTGTAGCATCGATGATATTTGCAGCTGGTATTTTTACAGGCATACTTTCGGGTACCGGAATGATGGATGCTATGGCCGCTTCTATGATAGCAATGGTGCCCGATACTTGGGGCAGTGCTTTTCCGGTTATAACAGCGGTAAGCAGTGCACCGTTAACCTTTTTTTTAAGCAACGATGCTTATTATTTTGGGATACTGCCATTAATTACAGAAACCGGTATACATCTAGGCGCTACAAAGTTAGAAATAGGAGTGGCGTCCCTTATCGGTCAGGGGGTTCATTTGTTAAGTCCGCTTGTACCTTCTACCTATCTTTTGGTAGGTTTGGCAGGTGTTGAGTTTTCTGACCACGTAAAATTTACTATAAAATGGGCTTTGGGTTCATCATTGGCTATGCTTATTGCGGCGATGCTTATCGGGTTAATAACTTTTTAA
- a CDS encoding LysR substrate-binding domain-containing protein, whose protein sequence is MEIYQLEYFIKTAEVLHFTKAADLCFVTQSGLSQQIKKLEEELEMPLFKRIGKKVQLTEAGAVFLIHARKVIENVENGKQAIEDLNEMIGGELRIGVTYIFGLLILPVINTFAKQYPNLKIVVEYGTTEALEQKLLTNELDLVLVISSHEINIPVEKVPLFTSQMVLVVSKTHSLATLDKIAFKKIEEIPLVLPGKGSNSREFVEDLFAKNKMRPKISIELNSIHALLQMVQDSDWATIVAEKALKGWDDLKAIQITGVPTKRESFMLTIGGYQKKAVKLFMEEFRKSM, encoded by the coding sequence ATGGAAATTTATCAGTTAGAATATTTTATCAAAACAGCAGAAGTACTGCATTTTACAAAAGCGGCCGACTTGTGTTTTGTAACGCAATCCGGCTTATCGCAACAGATAAAAAAACTGGAAGAAGAACTCGAAATGCCTTTGTTTAAAAGGATCGGAAAAAAAGTGCAGCTTACGGAAGCCGGTGCTGTTTTTCTGATTCACGCCAGAAAAGTTATTGAAAACGTAGAGAACGGAAAGCAGGCTATTGAAGATTTAAATGAAATGATTGGTGGTGAACTGCGAATCGGGGTAACCTATATTTTCGGACTTTTGATTCTGCCTGTTATCAATACTTTCGCCAAACAATACCCCAACCTGAAAATTGTGGTCGAATACGGTACCACAGAAGCTTTAGAACAAAAATTACTGACGAACGAGTTGGACTTGGTTCTGGTGATTTCGTCGCATGAAATAAATATTCCTGTGGAGAAAGTTCCTTTGTTTACTTCGCAAATGGTGTTGGTAGTTTCGAAAACACATTCTTTAGCCACTTTAGACAAAATTGCATTTAAGAAAATAGAGGAAATCCCGCTTGTTTTGCCGGGGAAAGGTTCGAATTCAAGGGAATTTGTAGAAGATTTATTTGCTAAGAACAAAATGAGACCGAAAATCTCGATCGAACTCAACTCGATTCATGCCTTGTTGCAAATGGTTCAGGATAGTGATTGGGCTACAATAGTTGCCGAAAAAGCCCTAAAAGGCTGGGATGATCTCAAAGCCATTCAGATTACGGGCGTGCCCACAAAAAGAGAGTCGTTTATGCTGACCATTGGAGGTTATCAAAAAAAGGCTGTAAAACTATTTATGGAAGAATTTAGAAAAAGTATGTAA
- a CDS encoding TerC family protein encodes MTELLTTINSLWQDIIAHPGTSLAIIGNLILIESLLSVDNAAVLATMVMDLPENQRDRALKYGIWGAYFFRGVAMIFASALIAIWWLKPIGGLYLLYLVYSWYKDKQKEGGEEEKVNKEGNWLYRVTVGSIGHFWATVCLVELMDMAFSIDNVFAAVAFTPNIILVCIGVFIGILAMRFIAQWFVGLMQKYNFLETAAFVVIAILGIKLALSLYEHFYPETAFSKFLASHAADIGISVLTAAVFFVPILTSTFFNFPMKTKPVAHK; translated from the coding sequence ATGACTGAATTACTTACTACGATTAATAGCCTTTGGCAAGATATTATTGCACATCCCGGTACATCACTGGCAATTATTGGAAACCTTATTCTTATTGAAAGCTTGCTCTCTGTAGATAATGCAGCCGTACTGGCTACAATGGTAATGGATTTGCCTGAAAATCAGCGTGACCGTGCGCTTAAGTATGGTATTTGGGGCGCTTATTTTTTTAGGGGTGTTGCCATGATATTTGCTTCGGCACTTATTGCCATTTGGTGGCTTAAGCCTATTGGTGGACTTTACCTGCTCTATCTGGTGTATTCATGGTATAAAGACAAGCAAAAAGAAGGAGGCGAAGAAGAAAAAGTAAATAAGGAAGGTAATTGGTTATACCGTGTAACAGTAGGCTCAATAGGCCATTTTTGGGCTACTGTTTGCCTTGTAGAGCTTATGGATATGGCCTTTTCAATAGATAATGTCTTTGCAGCTGTGGCCTTTACGCCAAACATCATATTAGTATGTATTGGTGTATTTATAGGTATCTTGGCGATGCGTTTTATAGCACAGTGGTTTGTGGGGCTTATGCAAAAATACAATTTTCTGGAAACCGCAGCTTTTGTAGTAATTGCCATTTTAGGAATCAAACTGGCGTTGTCCTTATATGAACATTTTTATCCCGAAACAGCATTCAGTAAATTCTTAGCAAGCCATGCTGCAGATATAGGAATCTCAGTCCTTACCGCTGCTGTATTTTTTGTACCGATACTAACCAGCACCTTCTTTAATTTTCCAATGAAAACCAAACCAGTTGCTCATAAATAA
- a CDS encoding LytR/AlgR family response regulator transcription factor: MNQLQVVGVDDEYLALELIKQYCAKTDDIKLLATYSNPKEAMDFLQHNEADLLILDINMPGINGIELLQNTHNKPLCIFITAEEQHAAKAFELDVVDYLIKPISFERFEKAITKAKEYHRFIKSKNIVEDYIMFKSDNIVNKVKLDDIFWIEGFGEYLKIVSRYKKYMVLERMAKFEEMHRHLGFIRIHKSYLILKNHIVSFNSRMVQLRDGKELPIGRTYKDNLKEI, from the coding sequence ATGAATCAATTGCAGGTTGTAGGCGTAGACGATGAATACCTTGCGCTGGAGCTGATAAAACAATATTGTGCCAAAACGGATGACATAAAGTTGCTGGCTACCTACAGCAACCCAAAGGAAGCCATGGATTTTTTGCAGCACAATGAAGCTGATCTGCTGATACTGGATATTAATATGCCCGGCATCAACGGAATAGAATTACTGCAAAATACACACAACAAGCCGCTCTGTATTTTTATAACCGCTGAAGAACAGCATGCCGCCAAAGCATTTGAGCTTGATGTTGTAGATTACCTTATAAAACCCATAAGTTTTGAGCGTTTTGAAAAGGCCATTACAAAAGCCAAAGAATACCACCGCTTTATAAAGTCTAAAAACATTGTTGAAGATTACATTATGTTTAAATCCGACAATATTGTAAACAAAGTAAAACTGGATGATATTTTTTGGATAGAAGGTTTTGGAGAATACCTCAAAATTGTATCCCGTTATAAAAAATACATGGTCCTGGAACGTATGGCAAAGTTTGAAGAAATGCACCGTCATCTGGGCTTTATTAGAATACATAAGTCATACCTGATTTTGAAAAACCACATCGTATCATTCAATTCACGTATGGTACAGCTCAGAGATGGCAAGGAGTTGCCCATAGGCCGTACTTACAAGGACAACCTTAAGGAAATCTAA
- a CDS encoding MFS transporter has product MFQALKSKNFKLFFYGQSVSVIGTWLQKTAVSWMVYSVTGSVFLLGLATFLSMIPSLFLAPLAGSIIGRYDRHRAMILLQSLAMLQAGALALLIYLKIYNINFILALSLIQGIINSFDMTCRQTMMIDIVDNKEDLPNAVALNSTLNNFARIAGPALAGIILHNYGEDICFIGNFLSYIPVLISLLLMKITPHIKATDKMKMVDDFLEGLDYVKKETEMAKMLLMLMCSSLFVISFNTLMPVFAKDIFNGNAQTFSWFESAAGIGSILSAIYLANLKKADNMGKIMIAASLLLGFSIIILAYSNSLTVALICMALSGIGMMAQTSSINIYIQTQSTVNMRSRSISYYLMAYQGMIPVGSLIIGYVSHIIGTRETVAIQGVVCIISVLVYVYYKNRSTQEEFGTCEVRYKD; this is encoded by the coding sequence ATGTTTCAAGCGTTAAAATCAAAAAACTTCAAGTTATTCTTTTACGGACAATCTGTTTCTGTAATTGGAACCTGGCTTCAAAAAACAGCCGTAAGCTGGATGGTTTACAGTGTTACCGGTTCGGTTTTCCTGTTGGGATTAGCAACGTTTTTAAGCATGATACCTTCCCTATTCCTGGCTCCTTTAGCCGGAAGTATTATTGGGCGCTACGACAGGCATCGCGCTATGATTCTATTACAATCTTTGGCCATGCTTCAGGCGGGTGCTTTGGCGCTGTTGATTTACCTGAAAATATACAACATCAACTTTATACTAGCCTTAAGTCTGATCCAGGGAATCATCAATTCTTTTGACATGACCTGCAGACAAACAATGATGATTGATATTGTCGACAACAAAGAGGATTTACCAAATGCCGTCGCTCTAAACTCTACCCTGAATAATTTTGCCCGAATTGCCGGTCCGGCTTTGGCGGGAATTATTCTGCACAATTATGGTGAAGATATTTGTTTTATTGGCAATTTCTTAAGCTACATTCCGGTTTTGATCTCGCTGTTACTGATGAAAATTACACCGCATATTAAGGCCACGGATAAAATGAAAATGGTAGATGATTTTCTGGAAGGTCTGGATTATGTAAAAAAAGAAACCGAGATGGCCAAAATGCTTCTGATGTTAATGTGCAGCAGTTTATTTGTTATTTCTTTCAATACTTTAATGCCTGTTTTTGCCAAAGATATTTTTAACGGAAATGCGCAGACTTTCAGCTGGTTTGAAAGCGCCGCCGGAATTGGTTCAATACTATCTGCTATTTATCTGGCTAACCTTAAAAAAGCCGACAATATGGGCAAAATAATGATTGCAGCAAGCTTATTACTGGGCTTTAGCATTATCATATTGGCCTATTCCAATAGTTTAACTGTAGCACTTATTTGTATGGCATTGAGCGGTATAGGAATGATGGCACAAACCTCATCAATCAACATTTATATCCAGACGCAAAGTACGGTAAATATGCGTTCGAGAAGTATTAGTTATTATCTGATGGCATATCAGGGAATGATTCCTGTGGGAAGTTTGATTATTGGTTATGTCTCACACATTATCGGAACCCGAGAAACAGTGGCCATTCAGGGTGTAGTGTGTATTATTTCGGTACTTGTTTATGTATATTATAAAAACCGTAGTACTCAGGAGGAGTTTGGAACCTGTGAGGTTCGTTACAAAGACTAA
- a CDS encoding alkaline phosphatase family protein, whose product MNRKTLLGSIAILIVLFLNYSCSDNHSDQKSEPSLTPKTKKLLLIGIDGCRGDALMSSNTPNVKSLLNNSVYSFDALTNSPTWSGNGWSTMLTGVSSSKHGVTDNSFSTPNFALYPSFLKRLETQNPALNTVSIAFWKPINNYIIDGIDVEKTPATDLEVKNEAVNTLKNNNPDVLFLHFDDVDHAGHAYGFSGSIPEYKAAIETTDVYIGEILNTLKSRSTYANEDWLIIVSTDHGGVGKSHGGSSYQERNIFTVFHNKDFPTQQADPETSITGSFVNFNSNKIYASTTNPLYNFGTSDFTVECKVKTSGFSSDPAIVSNKKWASGSNPGFVIAGDGASWRANIGTGSSRMDLKGSYPINDGKWHHLVMVVDRTARSFKIYQDGALANQAAISSDFGSLSSGLPLAIGQDGTLAYGRTINGNIAEVRIWNKALPESSILNNMCTAVTTSHPDYSSLIGYWKGDTGSGNIFTDSSPSNISMSLSNNPTWTSGTDPLKCGKAITGEVPKMTDIAYSSLKWFGLDIPFGWSLEGNSLLPTGK is encoded by the coding sequence ATGAACAGAAAAACCCTACTTGGTTCTATCGCGATCCTGATAGTTCTATTTTTAAACTATTCCTGCTCCGACAATCACTCTGATCAAAAATCAGAACCGTCGTTGACCCCAAAAACAAAAAAACTGCTCCTTATCGGGATAGACGGGTGCAGAGGTGATGCCTTAATGAGTTCGAACACTCCAAATGTTAAAAGCCTGCTCAACAATTCTGTTTACAGCTTTGATGCTCTGACCAACTCTCCTACTTGGAGCGGAAACGGATGGTCTACGATGCTTACGGGAGTTTCGTCATCCAAACATGGCGTTACCGACAATTCTTTTTCAACTCCAAATTTTGCTCTTTATCCCAGTTTTTTAAAACGTCTTGAAACCCAGAATCCTGCCCTGAACACTGTATCTATTGCATTCTGGAAACCTATTAATAATTATATAATTGATGGTATTGATGTAGAAAAAACACCTGCAACCGATTTGGAGGTAAAAAACGAAGCTGTAAATACCCTCAAAAACAATAACCCTGATGTTTTATTTCTACATTTTGATGATGTTGACCACGCAGGACATGCATACGGATTTTCGGGAAGCATTCCTGAATATAAAGCCGCTATTGAAACGACAGACGTTTATATTGGAGAAATTTTAAATACCTTAAAAAGCAGATCCACCTATGCTAATGAAGACTGGCTGATAATTGTCTCCACTGATCACGGTGGAGTTGGTAAATCTCATGGTGGTTCGTCTTATCAGGAGAGAAATATTTTTACTGTTTTTCACAACAAAGATTTCCCTACACAACAAGCCGATCCTGAAACCTCTATAACCGGATCATTTGTAAACTTCAACTCTAACAAAATTTACGCCTCAACCACGAATCCTCTTTATAATTTTGGAACTTCAGATTTCACAGTCGAATGCAAAGTGAAAACATCCGGTTTCTCAAGTGATCCCGCTATTGTTTCAAACAAAAAATGGGCGTCCGGATCAAATCCGGGGTTTGTAATTGCAGGCGACGGTGCCTCATGGCGGGCAAATATTGGAACCGGATCAAGTCGAATGGATTTAAAGGGAAGTTATCCGATTAACGACGGGAAATGGCACCATCTGGTTATGGTAGTAGACCGTACAGCCCGATCATTCAAAATTTACCAAGACGGTGCTCTTGCTAATCAGGCAGCTATCAGTAGCGATTTCGGAAGCTTATCTTCAGGTCTCCCGCTTGCAATTGGTCAGGACGGAACTTTAGCTTACGGTCGAACCATCAATGGAAATATAGCGGAAGTTCGTATCTGGAACAAAGCCCTGCCCGAATCTTCCATTTTAAATAATATGTGCACAGCTGTAACCACTTCTCATCCTGATTACAGTAGCCTGATAGGGTATTGGAAAGGAGATACGGGGTCAGGAAATATTTTTACCGATTCAAGCCCAAGTAATATTTCTATGTCGCTAAGCAATAATCCAACCTGGACTTCCGGTACCGATCCTTTAAAATGCGGAAAAGCAATTACTGGTGAAGTGCCAAAAATGACCGATATTGCTTATTCTTCACTTAAATGGTTTGGTTTAGATATTCCTTTTGGCTGGTCATTGGAAGGCAACTCTTTGCTGCCAACAGGAAAATAA
- a CDS encoding sensor histidine kinase: MVLLINIIILLVAFRLLFEQKIIGSLMKKQWTNLIRFQHVLFFVIYTSFLIISMFYFTEMPFALYRILFIMTINTALYIVCYAYLVPAYYQTNKYPEYLLYALILFISTTLLRLLAEPEFSKGSGVAQDQTLFLISVYSSQSIVILVASFLGISKHKFLIEYDYLDLEVKKNETDLNLMKSKINPHFLLNTLNNIYAGSYSQHANTTEAILQLSQLLQYVIYETDKKTIAIHKEFEIMKALAGLYQLKYNNTLNIVFELNDSEAQEQVEVPPSIYFTLFENALKHSDIGTAIDAYIVVKFDKIDDNLLFRIENSVPEHAQVSNNKGYNGMGLVALKKILAMEYTENYELFDELSNKTYFSTLKIKL; the protein is encoded by the coding sequence ATGGTTTTACTAATAAACATCATTATCCTCCTTGTAGCTTTTAGATTACTGTTTGAACAAAAGATTATAGGCAGCCTCATGAAAAAACAATGGACAAACCTTATCCGGTTTCAACATGTTTTATTTTTTGTGATATATACCTCCTTTCTGATAATTTCAATGTTTTATTTTACCGAAATGCCTTTTGCGTTGTATAGGATACTATTTATTATGACGATCAATACTGCCTTGTATATTGTTTGTTATGCCTATTTAGTTCCCGCCTATTATCAAACCAATAAGTATCCTGAATACCTGTTGTATGCCCTGATATTATTTATATCCACAACATTGCTACGACTGCTCGCTGAGCCTGAATTTTCAAAAGGGAGCGGTGTAGCACAAGACCAAACGCTTTTTTTGATAAGCGTATACAGTTCGCAAAGTATAGTGATTTTAGTAGCTTCCTTTTTGGGAATATCAAAACATAAGTTTTTAATAGAATACGACTATCTTGACCTTGAGGTAAAAAAAAATGAGACCGACCTCAACCTTATGAAGTCAAAGATAAATCCTCACTTTTTACTCAACACCCTTAATAATATTTATGCGGGCAGTTACAGCCAGCATGCTAATACGACCGAAGCAATACTACAGCTAAGTCAGTTGCTGCAATATGTTATATATGAAACCGATAAAAAAACGATTGCCATACACAAAGAGTTTGAAATAATGAAGGCACTTGCGGGTTTGTACCAGCTCAAGTACAACAATACACTCAATATCGTATTTGAGCTAAATGACAGTGAAGCCCAGGAACAGGTAGAGGTTCCTCCTTCTATATATTTTACCCTTTTTGAGAATGCACTTAAACATTCAGACATTGGAACCGCTATAGATGCCTATATTGTTGTGAAGTTTGATAAAATCGATGATAACTTGTTGTTCCGGATAGAAAACTCTGTACCGGAGCACGCTCAGGTTAGCAATAATAAAGGATATAACGGAATGGGACTGGTTGCATTGAAAAAAATACTTGCAATGGAATACACAGAAAATTATGAATTGTTTGATGAATTATCAAATAAAACGTACTTTTCTACTCTCAAAATAAAGTTATGA
- a CDS encoding GNAT family N-acetyltransferase, translating to MEFFKTTNEDIDAVFALYNAATSYQKTVNNKSWRGFERTLIETEIAENRHFIIKEGEEVACTFVLTFNDLIIWKEASADPAIYLHRIATNPKFRGQSYVKKIIDWAKEYAKENNKKYIRLDTHSGNERINKYYTSCGFEYKGISTIEWTSELPEHYKEGSFSLFEIKL from the coding sequence ATGGAATTTTTTAAAACTACAAATGAAGATATCGATGCCGTTTTTGCTCTTTACAATGCAGCTACATCGTATCAAAAAACGGTCAACAACAAAAGCTGGAGAGGTTTTGAAAGGACTCTTATAGAAACAGAAATTGCCGAGAATCGTCATTTTATCATCAAAGAAGGAGAGGAAGTAGCCTGTACATTTGTTCTTACTTTTAATGATCTCATTATCTGGAAAGAAGCTAGTGCCGATCCTGCCATTTATCTACATCGTATTGCTACAAATCCAAAATTCAGGGGGCAATCGTATGTCAAAAAAATTATCGATTGGGCAAAAGAATACGCCAAAGAAAACAACAAAAAGTACATTCGTCTTGACACTCACAGCGGAAACGAAAGAATAAACAAGTATTACACCAGCTGTGGTTTCGAATACAAAGGTATCAGCACTATCGAATGGACAAGTGAATTACCGGAACATTATAAAGAGGGCTCTTTTAGTTTGTTTGAGATTAAGCTTTAG
- a CDS encoding cation:dicarboxylate symporter family transporter, with product MNTTQQQPESTGIPQKYLKNLAAYVTLALLLGIAVGHYYPEQGIQLDFLGSGFLYLIEPLIQPIIFLTIIIGVSSIDNLKKVSRVGLKALVYFEIITTLAMIMGIMAALFIEPGKIEKRFIDAALPKHFTATESLDGGWFNFIILNRPLVLVLLAVITGVLLSLSPGRAKYVTALQKFMTFLYKILMYLFLLIPVAAFGGMAYAVSRFGIHSLLPLGKLLATTYITMALFVFIVLGLLLRYYNISLWKFLNYIKEELLIVFSTSSSRTVFPLIVAKLEKAGCSKAVVGLSIPLGYSFNLAGASIFLPVCTLFVAQLFDIPLTFHDIITIGLVIMITSKVASGIPGSGFIALTITFTTLNKFPLEGLALLFSIDKFMNEARTITNFIGNGVAVILISKYENDFEPNPEIDLSISK from the coding sequence ATGAATACCACACAACAACAACCGGAAAGTACTGGAATACCGCAAAAGTATTTGAAAAATTTAGCAGCTTATGTCACACTAGCATTGCTGTTAGGAATTGCTGTAGGTCACTATTATCCCGAACAGGGTATTCAGCTGGATTTTTTAGGAAGTGGATTTTTATACCTTATTGAACCGCTTATACAGCCCATCATATTTTTGACTATAATTATAGGCGTAAGCAGTATTGACAATCTTAAAAAAGTGAGTCGTGTAGGGCTTAAGGCGCTCGTTTATTTTGAAATAATAACTACTCTTGCCATGATAATGGGCATAATGGCAGCATTATTTATAGAACCCGGCAAGATAGAAAAAAGATTTATCGATGCAGCCCTGCCCAAACATTTTACAGCTACCGAATCACTTGATGGCGGCTGGTTTAACTTTATAATACTGAATCGACCGCTGGTATTGGTTTTGTTGGCAGTCATAACAGGTGTTTTGCTTAGCCTTTCGCCGGGTCGGGCAAAGTATGTAACTGCCCTGCAAAAATTTATGACCTTTTTGTATAAGATACTGATGTACCTGTTTTTGCTTATACCGGTTGCTGCTTTTGGCGGAATGGCTTACGCAGTATCGCGATTTGGCATACATAGCCTGTTGCCTTTAGGGAAATTGCTGGCGACTACTTACATAACCATGGCACTCTTTGTATTTATAGTACTGGGGCTTTTGCTGAGGTATTACAACATAAGTCTCTGGAAGTTTCTGAATTATATTAAAGAAGAACTGCTTATTGTTTTTAGTACATCATCATCCAGAACAGTGTTTCCTTTAATTGTTGCAAAGCTTGAAAAAGCAGGGTGTAGTAAAGCTGTAGTAGGTCTTTCAATACCGTTGGGTTATTCTTTTAACCTTGCGGGTGCGTCTATATTTTTGCCCGTATGTACCTTGTTTGTTGCTCAGTTGTTTGACATCCCGCTTACTTTTCACGATATTATAACTATAGGGTTGGTTATCATGATTACATCAAAAGTGGCATCGGGAATACCGGGATCTGGTTTTATCGCTCTTACCATAACATTTACAACACTCAATAAATTTCCTTTAGAAGGCTTGGCACTGCTTTTCAGTATTGATAAGTTCATGAACGAAGCTCGTACCATAACTAATTTTATAGGTAATGGGGTAGCCGTTATTCTCATTTCGAAATATGAAAATGATTTTGAGCCAAACCCCGAAATTGACCTTTCAATATCAAAATAA